The Nocardia sp. NBC_00508 nucleotide sequence CCTCGCTGTCCAGGGCGCCGTCGTTGGTGAAGTAGCGCTGGCGCACCTTGACCGCGGCCACGTCGGGGCGAATGAACAGGACGTGCCCGACCTCGTAGGTCGCCTTGCCGTGCGCGGTGGCCCCCGGCAGCACCTGGGCGGTGAACTCGGCGATGGCGGCGCGGCCGAAGAGGTGTTTGCCGTGCCCGGTGGTCCAGATGGCGTCTTCCCGGAACAGCGCGACGAACTCGTCGACGAGCTCGTTCTGCTGGGCGTGTTCGACGGC carries:
- a CDS encoding SgcJ/EcaC family oxidoreductase, encoding MSTAAIDTAAEIDAIRTVVAAVEHAQQNELVDEFVALFREDAIWTTGHGKHLFGRAAIAEFTAQVLPGATAHGKATYEVGHVLFIRPDVAAVKVRQRYFTNDGALDSEGSPMYVMSKEDGRWLLTANQNTPVVAD